In Paenibacillus segetis, a single genomic region encodes these proteins:
- the mscL gene encoding large conductance mechanosensitive channel protein MscL → MGIAKEFKEFAIRGNVIDLAVGVIIGGAFGKIVTSVVNDILMPPIGKLLGGVNFTDLYINLDGGEYASLAQAKDAGAAVIAYGQFINTLIDFLIVALCIFFLVKGINFLRRDKQEQEQPEPVSTQKECPYCYSEIPVKATRCGHCTSMLSNHDQGETN, encoded by the coding sequence ATGGGAATTGCCAAGGAATTTAAAGAATTTGCTATACGGGGGAATGTAATCGATCTTGCAGTCGGGGTCATTATTGGGGGTGCATTCGGTAAAATCGTGACATCTGTCGTCAATGATATATTGATGCCTCCTATCGGAAAGCTACTCGGAGGCGTTAATTTCACTGATCTGTATATTAACTTGGATGGGGGAGAATACGCATCGTTAGCTCAAGCCAAAGATGCTGGGGCGGCCGTTATCGCTTATGGCCAATTTATTAATACATTGATTGATTTCTTAATTGTCGCTCTATGTATATTCTTTCTAGTTAAGGGGATCAATTTCTTACGGAGAGACAAGCAGGAACAGGAACAACCGGAACCTGTAAGCACGCAGAAGGAATGCCCTTACTGCTACTCCGAAATTCCGGTGAAAGCTACCCGCTGTGGTCATTGTACATCGATGCTTAGTAACCATGATCAGGGCGAGACCAACTAG
- a CDS encoding tryptophan-rich sensory protein: MYRNRVYLLCDLLFFLGVIVTNSLAQIIPLGGMNTGEISDMYHTLITPSGYAFTIWLFIYALLAGFIVYQFRRVGTTGTNASYPHLHVWFMLSCLFNIAWILLWQYKYITLSLVAMILLLISLAILYVNTQKIVLLTKIERCFIILPFSLYFGWICVATLVNIHVVLFQTGIGDKLNFNETITAIIMLVVGVLAAFLISFHFLDGVPPLVFVWAYIAIAIEQRWHPKVYLTAGTLSVMLFVYALWIIFMRATERD; this comes from the coding sequence ATGTACCGTAACCGTGTTTACCTTTTGTGTGATCTCTTATTCTTTCTAGGGGTCATAGTAACCAACTCACTGGCGCAAATCATTCCGCTTGGCGGCATGAATACCGGCGAAATATCAGACATGTATCATACATTAATTACACCTTCAGGCTATGCCTTTACGATATGGTTGTTCATTTACGCTTTGCTGGCAGGATTTATCGTATACCAATTTCGCCGCGTGGGCACTACCGGAACTAACGCTTCGTATCCGCATCTACATGTCTGGTTCATGTTATCCTGTTTATTTAATATTGCCTGGATTTTGCTCTGGCAATACAAATACATCACCTTATCGCTAGTTGCAATGATCCTTCTATTGATCTCACTCGCCATTCTGTATGTAAATACCCAAAAAATCGTCTTGCTAACAAAGATAGAACGATGTTTTATTATTCTACCGTTCAGTCTATACTTCGGATGGATATGCGTTGCAACACTGGTCAACATCCATGTGGTCTTATTTCAGACGGGCATTGGTGACAAATTGAACTTTAATGAAACAATAACAGCAATAATTATGCTAGTTGTTGGTGTATTAGCAGCATTTCTCATTAGCTTTCATTTCCTTGACGGTGTCCCGCCTCTTGTATTTGTCTGGGCTTATATCGCTATAGCAATAGAGCAAAGATGGCATCCAAAAGTGTACCTAACGGCCGGAACATTGTCTGTTATGCTTTTTGTATATGCACTATGGATCATCTTCATGCGCGCCACCGAACGAGATTAA
- a CDS encoding zinc ribbon domain-containing protein, which translates to MKFFQKIKDSAGKVTDRAQNVVEIGKLNTQISNIEREMGLYFQRMGEVFYEGYRIKDMSNAEKEMIELAKTCDLLAEERDEVRVKIAELKNERLCGACGKKVGEDALFCHFCGHKLLKDKGQDYNIGAEFTAGLGGAEEESISEDKGIFTLPVIDEGRASEEKIEPLDPVTEARHLRELERERQRQEELDLRIRTWKENLGNNDSVSTSTESPVVINTVNCQICTSSLVKGTKWCPNCGAEQI; encoded by the coding sequence ATGAAATTTTTTCAAAAAATAAAAGATAGTGCGGGAAAAGTGACCGATCGCGCGCAAAATGTGGTAGAAATCGGGAAGTTAAACACGCAAATTTCAAATATTGAACGTGAAATGGGACTCTATTTTCAAAGGATGGGTGAAGTCTTCTACGAGGGATACAGGATTAAGGACATGTCCAACGCCGAAAAAGAGATGATCGAGCTTGCGAAAACATGTGACTTGCTGGCAGAGGAACGGGACGAAGTCCGCGTAAAAATTGCTGAATTGAAAAATGAACGTTTATGTGGTGCGTGTGGAAAAAAGGTAGGGGAAGATGCGTTGTTCTGTCACTTTTGTGGGCACAAGCTTCTGAAGGATAAAGGCCAGGACTATAATATTGGGGCCGAATTCACCGCCGGACTAGGCGGAGCTGAGGAAGAGAGCATATCAGAGGATAAGGGAATCTTTACTTTACCAGTCATTGATGAAGGAAGAGCCTCTGAAGAGAAGATCGAACCGTTGGATCCTGTTACTGAGGCTCGCCATCTGCGTGAACTGGAAAGAGAGCGTCAGCGCCAAGAGGAACTTGATTTGCGTATACGTACGTGGAAAGAGAATCTAGGTAACAACGATTCGGTGTCTACATCTACTGAATCGCCGGTAGTCATTAACACTGTGAACTGTCAGATTTGTACCTCCTCGCTCGTGAAGGGAACAAAATGGTGCCCTAATTGTGGGGCAGAACAGATTTAG
- a CDS encoding RidA family protein: MSKEVISTQAAPGAIGPYSQGVQFGNLVFTSGQLGLVPETGQFAEGVEAQTAQSLNNVKAILEAAGSGLDKVVKTTVYLKDMNDFAKVNEVYGSFFAQPYPARSAVEVARLPKDGLVEIEVIALK; this comes from the coding sequence ATGTCTAAAGAAGTTATCTCTACTCAAGCTGCACCAGGGGCAATTGGCCCTTACTCTCAAGGGGTTCAGTTTGGAAATCTCGTATTCACGTCAGGACAATTAGGACTAGTTCCAGAAACAGGACAATTTGCGGAGGGTGTTGAAGCGCAGACAGCTCAATCACTAAACAATGTCAAAGCCATTCTCGAAGCTGCGGGTAGTGGGCTCGATAAAGTAGTGAAGACGACGGTCTACTTGAAAGACATGAACGATTTCGCCAAAGTAAATGAGGTGTACGGATCATTCTTTGCACAACCATATCCAGCACGTAGTGCGGTTGAAGTGGCTCGTTTGCCTAAGGATGGTCTGGTAGAGATCGAAGTCATCGCCTTGAAATAG
- a CDS encoding FMN-binding protein: MKKASIILSSVLLLGLLAGCGSNNEGNKEANKATNAPAQTENSTNAPATEGKYQDGVYFAQGETDKDSGWRSFVKLTVAGGIITEAKWNATSATVPVDKVTYSEEGKYGMKAGGAQSEWHEQAAAVEKYLLDKQDPKDITLDQGKTDAISGVSIHVSDFFTLADAALTAGPIQVGPYKDGNYHAEAAAFDEHSGWKETADIVIAAGKIVNVDFSGVNDKGEDKKQNSIDGKYGMKAGGASSEWHEQAALAEQYLLDKQDPASLTFNEEGKTDAISGVSISLKSYYDLAAQALEQAK; the protein is encoded by the coding sequence ATGAAAAAAGCATCTATTATCCTAAGCAGTGTATTGCTGCTCGGACTTCTCGCAGGTTGTGGGTCGAACAATGAAGGAAATAAAGAAGCAAACAAAGCGACCAATGCTCCTGCACAAACAGAGAACAGCACTAATGCTCCTGCTACAGAAGGCAAGTATCAAGATGGTGTTTATTTTGCACAAGGCGAAACAGACAAAGATTCCGGTTGGCGTTCATTCGTCAAATTGACAGTGGCTGGCGGTATAATCACTGAAGCTAAATGGAACGCTACTAGTGCAACTGTACCGGTTGACAAAGTAACATACTCCGAAGAAGGCAAATATGGAATGAAAGCTGGCGGTGCTCAATCCGAATGGCACGAGCAAGCCGCTGCAGTTGAGAAATATCTACTTGATAAACAAGATCCTAAAGACATCACTTTGGATCAAGGTAAAACAGACGCTATTTCCGGCGTATCTATCCACGTTAGTGATTTCTTCACATTGGCTGATGCAGCTCTAACAGCTGGTCCTATCCAAGTTGGTCCTTACAAAGATGGTAACTACCATGCTGAAGCTGCTGCATTCGACGAGCACTCCGGTTGGAAAGAAACTGCTGACATCGTCATCGCTGCAGGTAAGATTGTTAATGTAGACTTCAGTGGCGTAAATGACAAAGGTGAAGACAAGAAACAAAACTCCATCGATGGTAAATACGGTATGAAAGCTGGCGGTGCTTCTTCCGAATGGCACGAACAAGCCGCTCTAGCTGAACAATACCTGCTTGATAAACAAGATCCAGCTTCCTTGACTTTCAATGAAGAAGGAAAAACTGATGCTATTTCTGGCGTTTCGATCAGCTTGAAATCATATTATGATCTAGCTGCTCAAGCTCTTGAACAAGCAAAATAA
- a CDS encoding DEAD/DEAH box helicase, with protein sequence MNQRLYGIWLGDVLFCFSGETSETKVDAWTASIRAIELDGGVRPFQQAVLRLAEVRYPVSSGRRVARSGERKGLIGRTLEGLALPASDAWTLLLHWDEALLTNQGIIPGAEMNYWSVAAKFALELMIQGKIAPGMRPVNQGGGRRRGGQSSLRAAWGPLLSEGDDEARFRHLAGAMPPICLSAVQLVAAHEESSLEKMQISILYSFLTAIIDNETRKSVGDLGRKLNPSRADYRRGYSPLHELWWNGLLSPGQPPEIQGSLAEITQLVADISSAGGDQPKVEEEKQEGHRVGTLRLCLRLEPAEHTHGRSLDSSEGIPEWVLTFWGEGVEDPSLLLPAEFIWSYPGRELEVRGRTYKDVQENLLLRLSKAAELSGEVAEAMESERPEGAVLRPDEVYAFLSKSVPLLRKNGVTVQMPSRWTKEGRRIAGVKIKAAGWDGENRDTAEVSKFGVDQLVSFQAEAVINGEVLTHEELTQLSGSKSPLVFFRGEWIEIDVKEIKQVLKFMKRHEQGTMTFRELMHLTSDNEDGRHLDGMYVEAVETTGLLSMLMEGESTRKPEHREVPTSLQGTLRPYQERGYQWLASMRELGFGALLADDMGLGKTVQVITVLLDDITQGARKSLIICPTSLLGNWERELTRFAPELRLYVHHGSDRLHGDRFLKECENRDVILTTYQLAGRDAKELRSIEWDTIVLDEAQYIKNFGTKQAQSVMKLNAPHRIAMTGTPVENRLSELWSIFQFLNPGYLGTHASFRSRYTGTGGNQIEELGKLRKLVAPFLLRRLKSDPDIRKDLPEKIELKSYCTLTPEQARMYQTVTEDLMSQIGSRDGIARKGLVLTSLTRLKQICDHPLLATGSTRAEEIAERSGKMERLTELLDLIMDNGEASLIFTQYVHMGELLRERLTHRYGKAPFFLHGGVLKNERDEMVQAFQEGKGSPLFVLSLKAGGVGLNLTRANHVVHYDRWWNPAIENQATDRVFRIGQDKNVEVHKLICQGTLEERIDELIERKKMLSEQVVGSGEQWLTEMTNEELRNLVVLQAGSIWEEDGR encoded by the coding sequence ATGAATCAACGTCTTTATGGAATATGGCTCGGGGATGTGTTGTTTTGCTTCTCGGGTGAAACATCAGAAACAAAAGTAGATGCCTGGACGGCCTCAATCCGAGCGATTGAACTTGACGGAGGGGTGCGGCCCTTTCAGCAAGCAGTACTTAGGTTGGCAGAGGTACGATATCCGGTCTCTTCAGGACGAAGAGTGGCAAGAAGCGGGGAGCGCAAAGGACTCATCGGGAGGACTTTGGAAGGGCTTGCCCTTCCAGCTTCTGATGCCTGGACTCTACTGCTCCATTGGGACGAGGCTCTTCTGACGAACCAAGGGATTATACCCGGGGCCGAGATGAACTACTGGAGTGTGGCCGCTAAGTTTGCTCTGGAACTGATGATTCAGGGAAAAATTGCGCCTGGGATGCGGCCGGTAAATCAGGGTGGTGGCCGACGTCGGGGCGGGCAATCGTCTCTTCGTGCTGCATGGGGGCCGCTTCTTAGTGAAGGTGATGATGAAGCAAGATTCCGTCACTTGGCGGGAGCCATGCCTCCGATCTGTCTATCTGCGGTTCAACTCGTAGCTGCTCATGAGGAGAGTTCGCTCGAGAAGATGCAAATCTCGATTTTGTATTCATTTTTGACAGCGATTATTGATAATGAGACACGTAAATCGGTGGGAGATCTTGGGCGAAAGTTAAATCCTTCCCGCGCTGATTATCGGCGTGGATATTCTCCTTTACATGAATTGTGGTGGAATGGGTTGCTTTCTCCCGGTCAACCACCAGAAATCCAAGGCAGTCTTGCTGAGATCACACAGTTAGTCGCGGACATCTCTTCAGCTGGAGGGGATCAACCTAAAGTTGAAGAAGAGAAGCAAGAAGGACACCGGGTGGGAACCCTCCGTTTATGTCTACGGCTTGAGCCTGCGGAGCACACACATGGACGGTCATTGGATAGCTCAGAAGGTATACCTGAATGGGTTCTAACATTCTGGGGTGAAGGGGTCGAAGACCCTTCACTTCTGCTACCTGCGGAGTTTATTTGGAGTTATCCGGGGCGTGAACTAGAAGTCCGTGGACGTACGTATAAGGACGTGCAGGAGAACTTGCTTCTTCGTCTAAGCAAGGCGGCTGAGTTGTCGGGTGAAGTGGCTGAAGCTATGGAATCGGAGCGCCCTGAGGGTGCTGTTCTAAGGCCCGATGAAGTATATGCGTTCCTAAGTAAGTCGGTCCCTCTGCTACGCAAGAACGGCGTTACTGTTCAGATGCCTTCGCGTTGGACTAAGGAGGGACGTCGAATAGCTGGAGTTAAGATTAAAGCTGCTGGCTGGGATGGTGAGAATAGAGATACTGCTGAAGTATCGAAGTTTGGTGTAGACCAGCTGGTATCATTTCAGGCGGAAGCCGTTATAAACGGTGAAGTTCTTACACATGAAGAATTAACTCAGCTATCAGGCTCGAAGTCACCACTTGTGTTCTTCCGGGGTGAGTGGATCGAGATTGATGTGAAAGAAATAAAACAAGTTCTCAAATTCATGAAGCGTCATGAGCAAGGGACGATGACCTTCCGGGAATTGATGCATCTGACGTCCGACAATGAAGATGGTCGTCATTTGGATGGGATGTACGTCGAAGCAGTGGAGACAACAGGCTTGTTATCTATGTTAATGGAGGGCGAATCAACAAGGAAACCAGAACATAGGGAGGTCCCTACTTCGCTTCAAGGTACCCTTCGTCCTTATCAAGAGCGTGGTTATCAATGGTTGGCTTCGATGCGGGAACTAGGGTTTGGGGCACTGCTTGCAGATGACATGGGGCTTGGTAAGACGGTGCAAGTGATTACGGTTCTACTGGATGATATAACTCAAGGAGCGAGAAAGAGCCTGATCATTTGTCCTACATCTCTGTTAGGAAACTGGGAGCGTGAACTTACCCGGTTTGCTCCAGAGCTTAGGTTATATGTTCATCATGGAAGCGATAGGTTGCATGGTGACAGGTTCCTGAAAGAGTGTGAGAACCGCGATGTCATCTTAACTACGTATCAATTGGCAGGTCGAGATGCGAAAGAGCTTCGGTCGATAGAATGGGATACCATTGTACTTGATGAGGCGCAATATATTAAGAATTTTGGGACGAAGCAGGCGCAGAGCGTAATGAAACTTAATGCTCCGCACCGGATTGCCATGACAGGTACTCCCGTGGAGAACAGACTGAGTGAGTTGTGGTCCATTTTCCAGTTCCTGAATCCAGGTTATTTAGGAACTCATGCTTCTTTTCGATCACGGTATACCGGAACAGGTGGCAATCAGATAGAGGAACTGGGTAAGCTACGGAAATTGGTTGCACCTTTTCTTCTTCGTCGTCTCAAGAGTGACCCAGATATACGCAAGGATCTTCCGGAGAAAATTGAACTGAAGTCATACTGTACGTTGACACCAGAACAGGCGCGGATGTATCAAACGGTGACAGAGGATTTAATGTCTCAGATTGGTAGTAGAGACGGAATTGCTCGTAAGGGACTCGTATTGACTTCACTAACGCGCCTCAAGCAAATATGTGACCACCCACTATTGGCCACAGGAAGTACAAGAGCCGAAGAAATCGCAGAACGCTCTGGCAAGATGGAACGATTAACAGAACTTCTTGACCTCATCATGGACAATGGAGAGGCATCACTGATATTCACTCAATATGTGCATATGGGTGAATTGTTGAGGGAACGGTTGACCCATAGATACGGGAAAGCCCCTTTCTTTCTACATGGTGGAGTACTCAAGAATGAACGTGACGAGATGGTTCAAGCGTTTCAGGAGGGTAAGGGCTCCCCTCTCTTTGTCCTCTCTCTCAAAGCGGGTGGGGTTGGGCTTAACCTAACGCGGGCTAACCATGTAGTTCATTATGATCGTTGGTGGAATCCGGCGATTGAGAATCAAGCAACCGATCGGGTGTTCCGCATCGGGCAGGACAAGAACGTAGAGGTCCATAAGCTAATCTGCCAAGGGACTCTTGAGGAACGGATCGATGAGCTAATTGAACGAAAAAAAATGCTGTCAGAGCAAGTTGTTGGTTCTGGCGAGCAATGGCTGACGGAAATGACCAATGAGGAACTGCGGAATTTAGTTGTCTTACAAGCGGGAAGTATTTGGGAGGAGGATGGAAGATGA
- a CDS encoding phosphatase PAP2 family protein, translating into MYHIRQSFNKSYLLALSLLSSIGFMSIFYTVLNTDQGQAHALWSPIDNLLPLLPAMSIPYLAWYPYIFIAMAYLCLKDRKTYFRTLLSMNISLVVCYIIYYYFQTTVIRPPIKTDRWSTRLLSTIYNRDQPFNCFPSIHALHSYLIMRAAWISKSLSSRTKMIFTASSLIIIASTLLIKQHVIYDAVSAALLGEAIFTLIGIRNVTLHHGPRTYKPFFH; encoded by the coding sequence TTGTACCACATTCGTCAGTCGTTTAATAAGTCTTATCTACTCGCACTCTCTCTACTAAGTTCCATTGGATTTATGAGTATTTTCTATACTGTTCTCAACACAGATCAGGGGCAAGCCCATGCACTATGGTCGCCGATAGACAATCTACTTCCCCTCCTGCCTGCAATGTCTATTCCTTATTTAGCCTGGTATCCCTACATTTTTATTGCTATGGCCTATCTTTGTCTCAAGGACCGCAAAACTTATTTTCGGACCTTGCTATCAATGAATATTAGCCTTGTGGTCTGTTATATTATTTATTACTACTTTCAAACAACCGTAATACGCCCCCCTATTAAAACAGATCGGTGGAGCACTAGATTATTATCTACTATATATAATAGAGATCAGCCCTTTAATTGTTTTCCTAGCATTCATGCGCTTCACTCCTATCTCATTATGAGGGCGGCTTGGATTTCCAAATCCTTATCATCACGTACAAAAATGATCTTCACGGCTTCATCGCTGATTATTATTGCCTCCACTCTCCTAATTAAGCAGCATGTCATCTACGATGCAGTGAGCGCTGCTCTACTTGGTGAAGCAATATTCACATTAATTGGCATCCGTAATGTGACACTACATCATGGTCCTAGAACATATAAACCATTTTTTCATTAA
- a CDS encoding GTP pyrophosphokinase — protein MYGKDTVLGQLDLKELYRLEVGEEELRRLEEWRKLPFLYQLALDELKNKIKLIQTEWKIHNGYSPIEHIKTRIKEPKSILDKLERKGLEMTVDNMVNKIHDIAGMRIVFSFVKDIYSLLNHLRKRDDLTILEIKDYIANPKPNGYQSLHLIVAVPLTLFEGQRWMKIEIQMRTLAMDFWASMEHILFYKYDKQVPPHVVRELTEAAHAADALDKKMHGLRKEIMGSLEAELPDHPIDPM, from the coding sequence ATATATGGCAAGGATACCGTACTTGGTCAATTAGACCTTAAAGAATTATATCGCTTAGAGGTTGGAGAAGAGGAACTACGCAGGCTAGAAGAGTGGAGGAAACTCCCTTTCCTATATCAACTAGCCTTAGACGAACTTAAGAACAAAATCAAGCTGATTCAAACCGAATGGAAAATCCATAACGGCTATAGTCCAATTGAACACATCAAAACGCGAATCAAAGAACCAAAGAGTATTCTGGATAAGCTAGAGCGTAAGGGTCTTGAAATGACGGTAGATAATATGGTGAATAAAATCCATGACATTGCCGGAATGAGAATCGTCTTCTCCTTTGTCAAAGATATCTATAGTCTTCTGAATCATCTTCGGAAACGAGATGATCTTACGATTCTTGAGATTAAGGACTACATCGCAAATCCCAAACCGAATGGTTATCAAAGCCTCCATCTTATCGTTGCCGTTCCACTCACCTTGTTTGAAGGGCAGCGGTGGATGAAGATTGAAATTCAAATGCGCACGTTAGCCATGGATTTCTGGGCAAGTATGGAACATATTCTGTTCTACAAATATGATAAGCAAGTTCCTCCCCACGTCGTTAGGGAGTTAACTGAAGCTGCCCACGCAGCTGACGCGCTTGATAAGAAGATGCATGGTTTACGGAAGGAGATCATGGGCTCTCTCGAAGCTGAACTCCCTGATCATCCCATCGATCCAATGTAG
- a CDS encoding ATP-binding protein: MGFEEMFLLNLGMLITVAYLANVIYKYFLTKMSSRTNYLLSVALIIFAGWICIKFGFQLNDNVIFDLRFVPLIIATVVYTQPLTLIFIGFGIGLARLSFGINDASIAGFINLMILGVFCAGLNVWLRRSNYRFVIKGIIVILAVNVLYTLNIAVFGVIPFKEYMLDIMPTVLSLSILLSAVFALILRDFQLDQRRTLDLKYANELLRNQADELHKAKIVLEERAKQLSLSSRYKSEFLANMSHELRTPLNSIINLAQIISENDGEENEVAEHGQIIYRSGQDLLQLINDILDLSKVEAGRLEIMHEEVNLAEIPQMLHMHFEHVAIQKEIQFDIINEEGLPDIIISDAQRIGQILRNLLSNAFKFTHEGQVKLEIRRATEGNEILFIVSDTGIGIPEDKYNVIFEAFHQADGSINRKYGGTGLGLPISRDLARLLGGYIAMESKVGIGSTFTLHLPLS, encoded by the coding sequence ATGGGGTTCGAGGAAATGTTCCTTCTGAATTTAGGAATGTTAATAACGGTTGCTTATTTAGCAAATGTTATATATAAATATTTTCTGACCAAGATGTCTAGTCGAACGAATTATCTGTTATCTGTAGCACTTATTATATTTGCAGGTTGGATTTGTATAAAATTTGGTTTTCAATTGAACGACAATGTTATTTTTGACTTACGGTTTGTTCCACTTATTATTGCTACAGTTGTTTATACTCAGCCGCTAACTCTGATATTCATTGGATTTGGTATCGGACTTGCCAGACTTTCATTTGGTATCAATGATGCATCGATTGCGGGTTTTATCAACCTTATGATATTGGGTGTGTTCTGTGCTGGACTTAATGTGTGGCTTAGACGCAGTAATTATCGATTTGTCATTAAGGGTATCATTGTTATTCTTGCGGTAAATGTGCTTTACACACTCAATATTGCTGTTTTCGGTGTCATTCCTTTTAAAGAGTATATGTTGGATATTATGCCAACTGTTCTGTCCCTTAGTATTTTACTTAGCGCTGTTTTTGCATTAATATTGCGTGACTTCCAATTGGATCAACGTAGAACTTTGGATTTGAAATATGCGAATGAACTTCTGCGTAACCAGGCTGACGAATTACATAAGGCGAAAATCGTACTTGAGGAGAGAGCAAAGCAACTTTCTCTCTCATCGCGTTATAAGTCGGAATTTTTGGCGAATATGTCCCACGAATTGCGAACCCCGCTAAATAGTATTATTAATCTGGCTCAGATTATTTCTGAGAACGATGGGGAAGAGAACGAGGTTGCCGAACACGGACAAATTATTTATAGATCGGGACAAGATTTACTTCAATTAATTAATGATATCCTAGATCTATCTAAAGTTGAGGCAGGTCGTCTTGAAATCATGCATGAAGAGGTCAATCTTGCAGAGATCCCCCAGATGCTACATATGCATTTTGAACACGTAGCAATCCAGAAGGAAATACAATTCGATATTATTAATGAAGAAGGACTACCGGATATTATTATTTCCGATGCTCAGCGTATAGGGCAAATTTTACGAAATTTGTTATCTAATGCATTCAAATTCACTCATGAGGGACAGGTTAAGCTTGAGATCCGTAGAGCGACTGAGGGGAATGAGATTCTTTTTATTGTGAGTGACACCGGAATTGGCATACCTGAGGATAAATATAATGTTATATTTGAAGCTTTTCATCAAGCGGATGGTTCTATTAATCGTAAATATGGAGGAACGGGGCTTGGCCTTCCTATTAGTAGAGATTTAGCTCGACTGCTTGGTGGATATATTGCAATGGAAAGTAAAGTAGGGATAGGCAGTACATTTACGCTACATTTACCTCTTTCGTAA